From one Phycodurus eques isolate BA_2022a chromosome 19, UOR_Pequ_1.1, whole genome shotgun sequence genomic stretch:
- the LOC133418099 gene encoding ATP-citrate synthase-like isoform X1 — translation MSAKAISEQTGKEFLFKHIYTSVAVQNRFRYASVTAETDWASLTQEHPWLLTERLVVKPDQLIKRRGKLGLVGLNLDLSGVQEWLKSHLMRETTVGKAKGVLKKFLIEPFVPHKQEEEFYVCVYAMREGDHVLFHHEGGVEVGDVDSKAQRLLVAVDDKLTEDHVAKQLLAHVHDEKKAILANFIVSLFNLYEDLYFTYLEINPLVVTQNGVYILDMAAKIDATADYICQAKWGDVEFPPPFGREAYPEEAYIADLDAKSGASLKLTILNPRGRIWTMVAGGGASVVYSDTICDLGGVDELANYGEYSGAPSEQQTYDYAKTILSLMTREKHTQGKVLIIGGSIANFTNVAATFKGIVRAIKDYQGPLKENEVTIFVRRGGPNYQEGLRVMGEVGKTTGIPIHVFGTETHMTAIVGMALGHKPIPNQPPMDAHTANFLLNSSNNVMTPATTRTASFSEPRRSNDVAPAKKSKAGLPAEVQASSGCSGAKATTLFSRHTKAVVWGMQTRAVQGMLDFDYVCSRDEPSVAAMVYPFTGDHMQKFYWGHKEILLPVYKSMADAMKKHPEVDVLISFASLRSAFDSTMETMQHPQIHTIAIIAEGIPEAQTRRLIKTADENGVTIIGPATVGGIKPGCFKIGNTGGMLDNILASKLYRPGSVAYVSRSGGMSNELNNIISRTTDGVYEGVAIGGDRYPGSTFIDHVLRYQDTPGIQMIVVLGEIGGTEEYNICQGIKEGRITKPVVCWCIGTCATMFASEVQFGHAGACANQASETAVAKNQALRDAGAYVPKSFDELGEVIRTVYDELVASGTIVPAQEVPPPTVPMDYSWARELGLIRKPASFMTSICDERGQELIYAGMPITEVFKEEMGLGGVLGLLWFQRRLPRYACQFIEMCLMVTADHGPAVSGAHNTIVCARAGKDLISSLTSGLLTIGDRFGGALDAAAKQFSKAFDSGMLPMEFVNKMKKDGKLIMGIGHRVKSINNPDMRVQILKDFVKQHFPSTQLLDYALDVEKITTSKKPNLILNVDGFIGVAFVDLLRTCGGFTRDEADEFVEIGALNGIFVLGRSMGFIGHYLDQKRLKQGLYRHPWDDISYVLPEHMSM, via the exons ATGTCGGCGAAGGCCATCTCGGAACAGACGGGCAAGGAGTTCTTGTTCAAGCACATCTACACTTCAGTGGCCGTGCAGAACCGCTTCCGTTATGCCAGCGTTACCGCCGAGACCGACTGGGCTAGTCTGACACAAGAGCACCCTTGGCTGCTAACAGAG AGACTGGTGGTGAAGCCGGATCAGCTGATCAAACGACGGGGGAAGCTGGGACTGGTGGGCCTCAATTTGGACCTGTCAGGTGTTCAGGAGTGGCTTAAAAGCCACCTCATGAGAGAAACCACC GTGGGCAAGGCAAAGGGCGTGTTGAAGAAATTTCTCATCGAGCCGTTTGTTCCACACAAACAG GAGGAGGAGTTTTACGTGTGCGTGTACGCCATGCGCGAGGGCGACCACGTGCTCTTCCACCACGAGGGCGGCGTGGAGGTGGGCGACGTGGATTCCAAAGCCCAGCGGCTGTTGGTCGCCGTGGACGACAAACTCACCGAGGATCACGTCGCCAAGCAGCTGCTCGCACACGTCCACGATGAGAAGAAAGC AATTCTGGCCAACTTTATAGTGAGTCTCTTCAACCTCTATGAGGATCTGTATTTCACCTACCTGGAGATCAACCCTTTAG TCGTCACCCAAAATGGCGTTTACATCCTGGACATGGCGGCCAAGATAGATGCCACGGCCGATTACATCTGCCAGGCCAAGTGGGGTGATGTGGAATTCCCGCCGCCTTTTGGCAGGGAAGCTTATCCGGAG GAAGCCTACATAGCCGATCTGGATGCAAAGAGCGGTGCCAGTTTGAAGCTGACGATACTGAATCCTCGTGGCAGGATTTGGACAATGGTAGCAGGGGGCGGTGCTTCCGTAGTATACAG TGACACCATCTGCGACCTGGGCGGCGTGGACGAGCTGGCAAACTACGGCGAGTACTCTGGCGCGCCCAGCGAGCAGCAGACGTATGACTATGCCAAAACCATCCTCTCGCTCATGACCCGTGAAAAGCACACTCAAG GAAAGGTGCTGATCATCGGAGGAAGTATTGCCAACTTCACTAATGTAGCAGCCACATTCAAG GGTATTGTCAGGGCCATCAAAGACTACCAGGGTCCTCTGAAGGAGAATGAGGTCACCATCTTTGTTCGACGGGGTGGGCCCAACTAccaggaggggctcagggtAATGGGGGAAGTGG GGAAGACCACAGGTATTCCTATTCACGTATTTGGTACTGAGACACACATGACAGCAATTGTGGGCATGGCGCTCGGACACAAACCCATCCCCAACCAGCCACCGATGGACGCTCATACTGCTAACTTCCTGCTGAATTCAAGCAATAATGTGATG ACACCAGCAACCACAAGGACAGCCTCCTTCTCCGAACCCAGGCGGTCCAATGACGTCGCTCCTGCCAAAAAGTCCAAAGCGGGTCTACCAGCAG AAGTGCAGGCCTCGTCAGGCTGCAGCGGAG CCAAAGCCACCACACTGTTCAGCAGGCACACCAAGGCCGTGGTGTGGGGCATGCAGACGCGAGCCGTGCAAGGGATGCTGGACTTTGACTACGTGTGCTCCCGGGACGAACCTTCAGTGGCCGCCATGGTTTACCCCTTCAC TGGCGATCACATGCAAAAGTTCTACTGGGGCCACAAGGAGATCCTGTTGCCGGTCTACAAGAGCATGGCCGACGCTATGAAGAAGCACCCTGAGGTGGACGTGCTGATCAGCTTTGCATCACTACGCTCGGCCTTCGACAGCACAATGGAGACCATGCAGCACCCGCAG ATCCACACCATTGCCATCATCGCAGAGGGCATCCCCGAAGCTCAGACCAGGAGGCTGATCAAGACAGCGGATGAGAATGGTGTCACCATCATCGGGCCCGCCACG GTCGGCGGCATCAAGCCGGGCTGTTTCAAGATCGGCAACACTGGTGGCATGCTGGACAACATCCTAGCCTCCAAGCTCTATCGCCCCGGCAGCGTGGCGTACGTGTCGCGTTCAGGGGGCATGTCCAACGAGCTCAACAATATCATCTCCCGCACAACCGACGGCGTCTACGAGGGCGTGGCCATCGGAGGAGACAG ATACCCTGGCTCCACCTTTATTGACCATGTCCTTCGGTACCAGGACACTCCAGGCATTCAAATGATTGTGGTGCTGGGAGAG ATTGGTGGCACAGAGGAGTACAACATCTGTCAGGGCATCAAGGAGGGCAGGATCACCAAACCGGTTGTGTGCTGGTGTATCGGAACCTGCGCCACCATGTTTGCATCAGAG GTCCAGTTCGGCCATGCCGGGGCATGTGCCAATCAGGCGTCTGAGACGGCGGTGGCCAAGAACCAAGCCCTGAGGGACGCCGGAGCGTATGTACCCAAGAGCTTTGATGAGCTGGGTGAGGTCATCAG AACGGTTTATGATGAACTGGTGGCCAGTGGTACCATTGTTCCTGCTCAAGAGGTGCCACCCCCAACAGTACCGATGGATTACTCGTGGGCCAGG GAGTTGGGCCTGATCCGTAAACCGGCCTCCTTCATGACCAGCATCTGCGACGAGCGAGGCCAGGAGCTCATCTACGCCGGCATGCCCATCACCGAGGTCTTCAAAGAGGAGATGGGCTTAGGAGGAGTGCTGGGCCTTCTCTGGTTCCAACGCAG GTTGCCTCGCTACGCCTGCCAGTTCATTGAGATGTGCCTGATGGTGACGGCCGACCACGGGCCCGCTGTCTCCGGCGCGCACAACACCATCGTCTGCGCGCGAGCCGGCAAAGACCTCATCTCCAGCCTCACGTCGGGCCTTCTCACCATC GGGGACCGTTTTGGCGGCGCCCTCGACGCAGCCGCCAAGCAGTTCAGCAAAGCCTTCGACAGCGGCATGCTGCCCATGGAGTTTGTCAACAAGATGAAGAAGGACGGCAAGCTCATTATGGGCATCGGACACCGTGTCAAATCA ATCAACAACCCGGACATGCGGGTGCAGATTCTGAAGGACTTTGTGAAGCAGCATTTTCCTTCCACTCAGCTCCTCGACTACGCCTTAGATGTAGAGAAGATCACCACCTCCAAG AAACCCAATCTCATCCTCAACGTAGATGGTTTTATCGGCGTCGCCTTCGTGGACCTGCTCAGGACGTGTGGTGGCTTCACACG CGACGAGGCTGACGAGTTTGTGGAGATCGGCGCGCTGAATGGCATCTTTGTCCTCGGCCGGAGTATGGGTTTCATCG GCCACTACCTGGACCAGAAGAGACTCAAGCAGGGTTTGTACCGTCACCCCTGGGATGACATCTCCTACGTGCTTCCTGAACACATGTCCATGTGA
- the LOC133395155 gene encoding dnaJ homolog subfamily C member 7-like, producing the protein MAAVDIDVPVDAEAQLYNAGELERQAEGFKEQGNEFYGKKDYSEAFNYYTKAIDACPNASYYGNRAATLMMLCRFREALEDSQQAVRLDDCFMKGHLREGKCHLSLGNAMAAACCFQRVLDLEPSNREAQQENKNAETLLEFERLADFGFEKRDFRKVVYCMDRALALASACHRFKILKAECLALLGRYPEAQSVASDILRMDSTNADALYVRGLCLYYEDCIDKAVQFFMQALRMAPDHEKARLACRNAKALKAKKEEGNLTFKNNSYEAAYQLYSEALGIDPNNIKTNAKLYCNRAAAGAKMNKPNQAIDDCTSAIKLDDTYIKAYLRRAQCFMETEQYEEAVRDYEKVYQTEKTSDHKHLLKTAKLELKKSKRKDYYKVLGVGKNASDDEIKKAYRKRALMHHPDRHSAATPEVQKEEEKKFKEVGEAFTVLSDPKKKIRYDNGHDLGDDGNFDGGDVDANNIFRAFFGGHGGGFTFDSSAESGPGNLFFQFG; encoded by the exons atggcagctgTTGACATCGACGTGCCGGTGGATGCCGAGGCTCAGCTTTACAATGCGGGCGAACTGGAACG TCAGGCCGAAGGTTTCAAAGAGCAGGGAAATGAGTTCTACGGCAAGAAAGACTACTCGGAGGCCTTCAATTACTACACCAAGGCCATTG ATGCATGTCCCAATGCCAGCTATTATGGCAACAGGGCAGCCACCCTCATGATGCTGTGTCGCTTCCGGGAAGCCCTGGAAGATTCCCAGCAGGCCGTGCGACTGGACGACTGCTTCATGAAG GGTCATTTACGCGAGGGCAAGTGCCACCTGTCTCTGGGGAACGCCATGGCCGCCGCTTGCTGCTTTCAGAGGGTTCTGGATTTGGAGCCTAGCAACAGAGAGGCGCAGCAAGAG AACAAGAATGCAGAAACTCTTCTGGAGTTTGAGCGACTAGCGGATTTTGGCTTTGAAAAGCGAGACTTCAGAAAG GTGGTGTATTGTATGGACCGGGCCTTGGCTCTGGCATCTGCCTGCCACCGCTTCAAAATCCTCAAGGCCGAGTGTCTTGCTCTCCTTGGACGCTATCCCGAAGCTCAGTCTGTTGCCAG TGATATCTTGAGGATGGATTCCACAAACGCAGACGCGCTTTACGTGCGAGGCTTGTGTCTTTACTACGAAGACTGCATCGATAAGGCCGTGCAGTTCTTCATGCAGGCTCTGCGCATGGCACCGGACCACGAAAAGGCCCGGCTTGCCTGCAGg AATGCCAAAGCCTTAAAAGCCAAGAAAGAGGAAGGAAATCTGACATTTAAGAACAACAGCTACGAAGCCGCCTATCAGCTGTATAGCGAAGCCCTCGGGATTGACCCCAACAACATCAAGACCAACGCCAAACTCTACTGCAACAGAGCCGCAGCAGGAGCCAAG ATGAATAAACCCAATCAGGCTATTGACGACTGCACCAGTGCCATCAAGCTCGACGACACCTACATCAAGGCCTACTTGAGAAGAGCGCAGTG TTTCATGGAAACCGAGCAGTATGAAGAGGCTGTCCGGGACTACGAGAAAGTGTACCAGACTGAAAAAACGTCAG ACCACAAACATCTGCTGAAGACGGCCAAGTTGGAGCTGAAAAAGAGCAAGAGGAAAGATTACTACAAGGTGCTGGGAGTCGGCAAGAACGCCTCGGACGACGAGATCAAAAAAGCCTACCGCAAACGGGCCCTGATGCACCACCCAG ACCGCCACAGTGCGGCCACCCCCGAGGTGCaaaaggaagaggagaagaaatTCAAGGAAGTAGGCGAGGCCTTCACCGTTCTGTCTGACCCCAAAAAGAAGATTCGCTACGACAACGGGCACGACCTCGGTGACGATGGCAACTTCGACGGCGGAG aTGTCGATGCAAACAACATCTTCAGAGCTTTCTTCGGTGGCCATGGTGGAGGATTTACTTTTGATTCCAGCGCag AGTCTGGACCTGGGAATCTGTTCTTCCAGTTTGGCTAA
- the LOC133418099 gene encoding ATP-citrate synthase-like isoform X2, whose product MSAKAISEQTGKEFLFKHIYTSVAVQNRFRYASVTAETDWASLTQEHPWLLTERLVVKPDQLIKRRGKLGLVGLNLDLSGVQEWLKSHLMRETTVGKAKGVLKKFLIEPFVPHKQEEEFYVCVYAMREGDHVLFHHEGGVEVGDVDSKAQRLLVAVDDKLTEDHVAKQLLAHVHDEKKAILANFIVSLFNLYEDLYFTYLEINPLVVTQNGVYILDMAAKIDATADYICQAKWGDVEFPPPFGREAYPEEAYIADLDAKSGASLKLTILNPRGRIWTMVAGGGASVVYSDTICDLGGVDELANYGEYSGAPSEQQTYDYAKTILSLMTREKHTQGKVLIIGGSIANFTNVAATFKGIVRAIKDYQGPLKENEVTIFVRRGGPNYQEGLRVMGEVGKTTGIPIHVFGTETHMTAIVGMALGHKPIPNQPPMDAHTANFLLNSSNNVMTPATTRTASFSEPRRSNDVAPAKKSKAGLPAAKATTLFSRHTKAVVWGMQTRAVQGMLDFDYVCSRDEPSVAAMVYPFTGDHMQKFYWGHKEILLPVYKSMADAMKKHPEVDVLISFASLRSAFDSTMETMQHPQIHTIAIIAEGIPEAQTRRLIKTADENGVTIIGPATVGGIKPGCFKIGNTGGMLDNILASKLYRPGSVAYVSRSGGMSNELNNIISRTTDGVYEGVAIGGDRYPGSTFIDHVLRYQDTPGIQMIVVLGEIGGTEEYNICQGIKEGRITKPVVCWCIGTCATMFASEVQFGHAGACANQASETAVAKNQALRDAGAYVPKSFDELGEVIRTVYDELVASGTIVPAQEVPPPTVPMDYSWARELGLIRKPASFMTSICDERGQELIYAGMPITEVFKEEMGLGGVLGLLWFQRRLPRYACQFIEMCLMVTADHGPAVSGAHNTIVCARAGKDLISSLTSGLLTIGDRFGGALDAAAKQFSKAFDSGMLPMEFVNKMKKDGKLIMGIGHRVKSINNPDMRVQILKDFVKQHFPSTQLLDYALDVEKITTSKKPNLILNVDGFIGVAFVDLLRTCGGFTRDEADEFVEIGALNGIFVLGRSMGFIGHYLDQKRLKQGLYRHPWDDISYVLPEHMSM is encoded by the exons ATGTCGGCGAAGGCCATCTCGGAACAGACGGGCAAGGAGTTCTTGTTCAAGCACATCTACACTTCAGTGGCCGTGCAGAACCGCTTCCGTTATGCCAGCGTTACCGCCGAGACCGACTGGGCTAGTCTGACACAAGAGCACCCTTGGCTGCTAACAGAG AGACTGGTGGTGAAGCCGGATCAGCTGATCAAACGACGGGGGAAGCTGGGACTGGTGGGCCTCAATTTGGACCTGTCAGGTGTTCAGGAGTGGCTTAAAAGCCACCTCATGAGAGAAACCACC GTGGGCAAGGCAAAGGGCGTGTTGAAGAAATTTCTCATCGAGCCGTTTGTTCCACACAAACAG GAGGAGGAGTTTTACGTGTGCGTGTACGCCATGCGCGAGGGCGACCACGTGCTCTTCCACCACGAGGGCGGCGTGGAGGTGGGCGACGTGGATTCCAAAGCCCAGCGGCTGTTGGTCGCCGTGGACGACAAACTCACCGAGGATCACGTCGCCAAGCAGCTGCTCGCACACGTCCACGATGAGAAGAAAGC AATTCTGGCCAACTTTATAGTGAGTCTCTTCAACCTCTATGAGGATCTGTATTTCACCTACCTGGAGATCAACCCTTTAG TCGTCACCCAAAATGGCGTTTACATCCTGGACATGGCGGCCAAGATAGATGCCACGGCCGATTACATCTGCCAGGCCAAGTGGGGTGATGTGGAATTCCCGCCGCCTTTTGGCAGGGAAGCTTATCCGGAG GAAGCCTACATAGCCGATCTGGATGCAAAGAGCGGTGCCAGTTTGAAGCTGACGATACTGAATCCTCGTGGCAGGATTTGGACAATGGTAGCAGGGGGCGGTGCTTCCGTAGTATACAG TGACACCATCTGCGACCTGGGCGGCGTGGACGAGCTGGCAAACTACGGCGAGTACTCTGGCGCGCCCAGCGAGCAGCAGACGTATGACTATGCCAAAACCATCCTCTCGCTCATGACCCGTGAAAAGCACACTCAAG GAAAGGTGCTGATCATCGGAGGAAGTATTGCCAACTTCACTAATGTAGCAGCCACATTCAAG GGTATTGTCAGGGCCATCAAAGACTACCAGGGTCCTCTGAAGGAGAATGAGGTCACCATCTTTGTTCGACGGGGTGGGCCCAACTAccaggaggggctcagggtAATGGGGGAAGTGG GGAAGACCACAGGTATTCCTATTCACGTATTTGGTACTGAGACACACATGACAGCAATTGTGGGCATGGCGCTCGGACACAAACCCATCCCCAACCAGCCACCGATGGACGCTCATACTGCTAACTTCCTGCTGAATTCAAGCAATAATGTGATG ACACCAGCAACCACAAGGACAGCCTCCTTCTCCGAACCCAGGCGGTCCAATGACGTCGCTCCTGCCAAAAAGTCCAAAGCGGGTCTACCAGCAG CCAAAGCCACCACACTGTTCAGCAGGCACACCAAGGCCGTGGTGTGGGGCATGCAGACGCGAGCCGTGCAAGGGATGCTGGACTTTGACTACGTGTGCTCCCGGGACGAACCTTCAGTGGCCGCCATGGTTTACCCCTTCAC TGGCGATCACATGCAAAAGTTCTACTGGGGCCACAAGGAGATCCTGTTGCCGGTCTACAAGAGCATGGCCGACGCTATGAAGAAGCACCCTGAGGTGGACGTGCTGATCAGCTTTGCATCACTACGCTCGGCCTTCGACAGCACAATGGAGACCATGCAGCACCCGCAG ATCCACACCATTGCCATCATCGCAGAGGGCATCCCCGAAGCTCAGACCAGGAGGCTGATCAAGACAGCGGATGAGAATGGTGTCACCATCATCGGGCCCGCCACG GTCGGCGGCATCAAGCCGGGCTGTTTCAAGATCGGCAACACTGGTGGCATGCTGGACAACATCCTAGCCTCCAAGCTCTATCGCCCCGGCAGCGTGGCGTACGTGTCGCGTTCAGGGGGCATGTCCAACGAGCTCAACAATATCATCTCCCGCACAACCGACGGCGTCTACGAGGGCGTGGCCATCGGAGGAGACAG ATACCCTGGCTCCACCTTTATTGACCATGTCCTTCGGTACCAGGACACTCCAGGCATTCAAATGATTGTGGTGCTGGGAGAG ATTGGTGGCACAGAGGAGTACAACATCTGTCAGGGCATCAAGGAGGGCAGGATCACCAAACCGGTTGTGTGCTGGTGTATCGGAACCTGCGCCACCATGTTTGCATCAGAG GTCCAGTTCGGCCATGCCGGGGCATGTGCCAATCAGGCGTCTGAGACGGCGGTGGCCAAGAACCAAGCCCTGAGGGACGCCGGAGCGTATGTACCCAAGAGCTTTGATGAGCTGGGTGAGGTCATCAG AACGGTTTATGATGAACTGGTGGCCAGTGGTACCATTGTTCCTGCTCAAGAGGTGCCACCCCCAACAGTACCGATGGATTACTCGTGGGCCAGG GAGTTGGGCCTGATCCGTAAACCGGCCTCCTTCATGACCAGCATCTGCGACGAGCGAGGCCAGGAGCTCATCTACGCCGGCATGCCCATCACCGAGGTCTTCAAAGAGGAGATGGGCTTAGGAGGAGTGCTGGGCCTTCTCTGGTTCCAACGCAG GTTGCCTCGCTACGCCTGCCAGTTCATTGAGATGTGCCTGATGGTGACGGCCGACCACGGGCCCGCTGTCTCCGGCGCGCACAACACCATCGTCTGCGCGCGAGCCGGCAAAGACCTCATCTCCAGCCTCACGTCGGGCCTTCTCACCATC GGGGACCGTTTTGGCGGCGCCCTCGACGCAGCCGCCAAGCAGTTCAGCAAAGCCTTCGACAGCGGCATGCTGCCCATGGAGTTTGTCAACAAGATGAAGAAGGACGGCAAGCTCATTATGGGCATCGGACACCGTGTCAAATCA ATCAACAACCCGGACATGCGGGTGCAGATTCTGAAGGACTTTGTGAAGCAGCATTTTCCTTCCACTCAGCTCCTCGACTACGCCTTAGATGTAGAGAAGATCACCACCTCCAAG AAACCCAATCTCATCCTCAACGTAGATGGTTTTATCGGCGTCGCCTTCGTGGACCTGCTCAGGACGTGTGGTGGCTTCACACG CGACGAGGCTGACGAGTTTGTGGAGATCGGCGCGCTGAATGGCATCTTTGTCCTCGGCCGGAGTATGGGTTTCATCG GCCACTACCTGGACCAGAAGAGACTCAAGCAGGGTTTGTACCGTCACCCCTGGGATGACATCTCCTACGTGCTTCCTGAACACATGTCCATGTGA